The following proteins come from a genomic window of Sulfitobacter indolifex:
- a CDS encoding exopolysaccharide biosynthesis protein produces the protein MADDSTALTDVVEELEDASQGTDTVKVGHLIDALDQRGYGAALAVLPLMELTPLGGIPGFPTMLALLVAILVLRMFMGYEHFWAPDWLRNRSLKSKKVLKSVEWLKPISEWIDEKLHTRLAPLTGSTGRKAASILILCLCLAVLPLEVVPFATSVPMVTISIFGLALLYHDGLLMLLGFAATGIAGFAGATLLLGG, from the coding sequence ATGGCTGACGACTCAACGGCCCTTACGGATGTTGTTGAAGAGCTCGAAGACGCCTCCCAAGGAACAGATACCGTCAAGGTCGGTCATCTGATCGACGCGCTGGACCAGCGTGGATACGGCGCGGCCCTTGCTGTGCTTCCGCTGATGGAGCTGACCCCGCTTGGCGGTATCCCCGGTTTTCCCACCATGCTGGCACTTTTGGTGGCTATTCTCGTTCTGCGCATGTTCATGGGCTATGAGCATTTTTGGGCCCCTGATTGGCTGCGAAACCGGAGCCTGAAATCCAAAAAGGTTTTGAAATCGGTCGAGTGGCTAAAGCCCATCTCAGAATGGATCGACGAAAAGCTCCACACCCGACTTGCCCCCCTTACCGGCTCCACGGGCCGAAAAGCGGCCAGCATTCTGATCCTTTGCCTCTGCCTTGCGGTGCTCCCACTTGAGGTGGTGCCCTTCGCAACATCCGTGCCGATGGTCACCATCTCAATCTTCGGACTGGCGCTGCTTTATCATGATGGTTTGCTGATGCTGTTGGGTTTCGCCGCCACCGGCATTGCGGGTTTTGCAGGGGCGACCCTGCTTCTTGGCGGCTAA
- a CDS encoding lytic murein transglycosylase produces the protein MIKSLFTTTAAICTFMAAPTLAAQCGNTANGFDAWKGAFAQEARAAGVGQSGLNALASARYANGTIAADRNQKSFKYSLSKFMQVRGADTIVAQGRKRKARNAGFYSALEQRYGVPAGVLLAIHGMETGFGGFMGDSAVVSAITTLAYDCRRSDFFVPHAIGALKLVDQGAITPSTKGAKHGELGHTQFLPGNALSYGVDGNGDGRVDFYSETDALASTANFLRQKGWQPGAGYQEGQPNFRVIQAWNAAGVYQKAIAIMAGRIDG, from the coding sequence ATGATTAAATCACTTTTCACTACCACCGCGGCCATCTGCACGTTCATGGCAGCTCCCACCTTGGCCGCGCAGTGCGGAAACACGGCCAATGGCTTTGATGCATGGAAGGGCGCCTTTGCCCAAGAGGCCCGCGCCGCCGGCGTTGGCCAATCCGGCCTGAATGCATTGGCAAGCGCGCGCTATGCCAACGGAACCATTGCCGCAGACCGCAATCAGAAGTCATTCAAATACTCATTGTCCAAGTTCATGCAGGTGCGTGGCGCGGATACGATTGTAGCCCAAGGCCGCAAGCGCAAAGCCCGCAACGCTGGCTTTTACTCCGCGCTTGAGCAGCGCTACGGCGTCCCTGCCGGCGTTCTTCTGGCGATCCACGGCATGGAAACAGGCTTTGGTGGGTTCATGGGCGACAGCGCGGTTGTCTCGGCCATCACGACACTGGCCTATGACTGCCGCCGTTCCGACTTTTTCGTGCCCCATGCCATTGGCGCTTTGAAATTGGTTGATCAAGGCGCTATCACGCCCAGCACCAAGGGCGCGAAACATGGCGAGTTGGGCCATACCCAGTTTCTGCCCGGTAACGCGCTGAGCTACGGCGTTGATGGCAATGGGGATGGGCGTGTGGACTTTTACAGCGAAACCGATGCACTCGCCTCCACCGCCAACTTTCTGCGCCAGAAAGGTTGGCAGCCCGGTGCTGGCTATCAAGAAGGCCAACCAAATTTCCGTGTCATTCAGGCGTGGAATGCAGCGGGCGTCTACCAAAAGGCCATCGCGATCATGGCAGGCCGCATCGACGGCTGA
- a CDS encoding phage holin family protein encodes MTTDSNKSAGSLLTEALSHVSSLMRKEVDLARAEVNENLKHAGVAIGLIVGAVVVALTALNVLSAALVAALTEAGIPAGWSAVIVGVLLAIVAYVMVQKGTNDLKLSSLAPTRTAKNVKRDAQTMKEVYDDK; translated from the coding sequence ATGACCACCGATAGCAATAAATCTGCCGGGAGCCTGCTGACCGAAGCGCTCTCCCACGTGAGCTCGCTGATGCGCAAGGAGGTCGATCTGGCCCGCGCAGAAGTGAACGAAAATCTGAAGCACGCAGGCGTGGCCATTGGTTTGATCGTCGGCGCAGTCGTCGTCGCTCTGACAGCGTTGAATGTGCTGAGTGCCGCCCTCGTCGCCGCGTTGACCGAGGCTGGCATCCCCGCCGGTTGGTCCGCTGTGATTGTCGGCGTGCTGCTTGCGATCGTTGCTTACGTGATGGTCCAGAAAGGCACAAACGACCTGAAACTGAGCAGCCTTGCGCCGACCCGCACAGCCAAAAACGTCAAGCGTGACGCACAGACCATGAAGGAGGTTTACGATGACAAATGA